One Rosa chinensis cultivar Old Blush chromosome 5, RchiOBHm-V2, whole genome shotgun sequence genomic region harbors:
- the LOC112202276 gene encoding TMV resistance protein N-like gives MDLSTSPSLGWAESPPRWTFDIFLSFRGEDTRRGFTSHLYRELELWQVFKTFKDDRAIEIGASISPKLVSAIEQSHLAIVVLSPNYASSTWCLDELAKIIESMETGDERILPVFFDVDPSDVRHQRSSFAEAFAKHEVKFSNDTEKVKRWRAALREVADLTGWDPKEYKSESELIEVIVKRVWEKVLPTIALSYPIDKLVGIDFRLRQMRLLLAAEEKDVRFIGIWGMGGVGKTTLARLVFEKIFHHFDVAEFLVDHGPLVNLHKQVLSQILKENISHVWDEYKGTCFIRKCLSNKKVLLVFDDVDSCDHLEKLAGHKSWFGEGSRIIVTTRDKRLLTECGIELSFELVRLNDNNALELFSHKAFKKDQPVEEFLELSKCFVDYAKGLPLALKTLGSSLYQRNLEEWNSILESLKRIPNPTIFDSLKLSYDSLNDLQQKIFLDIAFFYKGVEKGRVIQLLEYCYGFNIIIVRNVLIEKSLLIKCWDAWFDTRNGMGNCSSRLS, from the exons ATGGATTTGAGCACCTCCCCATCTCTTGGTTGGGCTGAATCACCTCCCCGTTGGACATTCGACATCTTCTTGAGTTTCAGGGGTGAAGACACCCGCAGGGGTTTCACCTCCCATTTATACCGCGAACTGGAGCTCTGGCAAGTATTCAAGACTTTCAAGGACGACCGAGCGATTGAAATTGGAGCTAGTATCTCTCCGAAGCTTGTCAGcgcaatcgaacaatcacatcTCGCCATAGTTGTTCTCTCACCGAACTATGCTTCTTCCACTTGGTGCTTGGATGAGCTTGCGAAAATTATTGAGTCCATGGAAACGGGAGATGAGAGAATTCTGCCTGTTTTCTTTGATGTGGATCCATCGGACGTTCGACATCAAAGAAGCAGCTTTGCTGAAGCCTTTGCTAAGCATGAAGTAAAGTTCAGTAACGACAcagagaaggtgaagaggtgGAGAGCAGCTTTAAGAGAAGTGGCAGATCTCACCGGATGGGATCCAAAGGAATATAA ATCTGAAAGTGAGCTTATTGAAGTCATTGTCAAACGTGTGTGGGAGAAAGTGCTTCCTACGATCGCATTGTCATATCCCATAGACAAGTTAgttggaattgattttagactcAGGCAAATGCGTTTGCTTTTAGCTGCTGAGGAAAAAGATGTTCGATTTATAGGAATATGGGGTATGGGTGGAGTGGGTAAGACTACCCTTGCTAGGCTAGTGTTCGAGAAAATTTTCCATCATTTTGATGTGGCTGAGTTTCTTGTTGATCATGGTCCACTAGTCAATCTTCATAAACAGGTTCTTTCCCAAATCTTGAAGGAAAATATTTCACATGTTTGGGATGAATACAAAGGAACCTGTTTCATTAGAAAATGCCTGTCTAATAAAAAGgttcttcttgtttttgatgATGTTGATAGTTGTGACCACCTAGAAAAATTGGCCGGACATAAATCTTGGTTTGGTGAGGGAAGTAGAATCATAGTTACAACTAGAGATAAACGTCTACTCACCGAGTGTGGTATAGAATTATCATTTGAGCTAGTGCGGTTAAATGACAATAATGCTCTTGAGCTCTTTAGTCACAAAGCCTTCAAAAAAGATCAGCCAGTGGAAGAGTTTTTAGAGCTTTCCAAGTGTTTTGTAGATTATGCCAAAGGGCTTCCATTAGCTCTTAAAACTCTGGGAAGTTCTTTGTATCAGAGAAATCTAGAGGAATGGAATAGTATATTGGAGTCACTAAAGAGAATTCCTAATCCAACAATTTTTGACTCTCTCAAATTAAGTTATGATTCCCTGAATGATTTGCAACAGAAGATTTTCTTGGACATTGCGTTCTTCTACAAGGGGGTGGAGAAGGGGCGAGTTATTCAACTGCTAGAATATTGTTATGgctttaatattattattgtgaGAAATGTTCTTATCGAGAAATCTCTCTTAATCAAATGTTGGGATGCATGGTTTGATACAAGAAATGGCATGGGAAATTGTTCGTCAAGACTGTCGTGA
- the LOC112163994 gene encoding TMV resistance protein N-like: MDLSESKNLKETPDFTGIPNLERLNLANCDGLVKIHPSIAVHKKLKWLILHQCKNVKCFPSKIEMDSLEFLNLSYCSKVKIPEFGKGMKNLSCLRIPGTATEELPSSIEHLVGLTSLDLYDNKSLQSLPGTAILKLKSLEYFNMDGCPKVKKLVENTGETKTLKPTRNIAGFGAWRIVWAGGGPIVVRARFGKTSLMEQPTS, translated from the coding sequence ATGGATCTTAGTGAGTCCAAAAACTTGAAGGAGACCCCAGATTTCACAGGTATTCCGAATCTTGAGAGATTGAATCTTGCAAATTGTGACGGTTTAGTTAAGATCCATCCATCCATTGCAGTCCACAAAAAGCTTAAATGGCTGATACTTCATCAATGCAAAAATGTTAAGTGCTTCCCAAGTAAGATTGAAATGGATTCTCTCGAGTTTCTCAACCTTTCTTACTGCTCAAAAGTAAAGATTCCAGAATTTGGAAAAGGAATGAAAAATTTGTCATGCCTTCGCATACCTGGGACTGCTACTGAGGAACTACCTTCATCAATTGAACATCTGGTTGGCCTTACTAGTCTGGATCTGTATGATAACAAAAGTCTCCAGAGTCTCCCGGGCACCGCAATTTTAAAACTGAAGTCTCTTGAATATTTCAATATGGATGGATGCCCAAAGGTTAAGAAACTTGTAGAAAATACGGGGGAGACAAAGACTCTGAAACCGACGCGAAATATTGCGGGATTTGGAGCCTGGAGAATTGTGTGGGCAGGTGGGGGCCCCATTGTTGTACGAGCAAGATTTGGGAAAACCTCCTTAATGGAACAACCAACATCTTGA
- the LOC112163995 gene encoding pentatricopeptide repeat-containing protein At1g62680, mitochondrial: MVAEANSVVQMMIQRGIKPDTITYSSLMDGYYLRGEMDEANKVFDLMISKGSMVDVHSYSILINGYCKSKQVDKAKKIFKEMCRMELVPDTVTYTTLIDGLCKTGRIKEAEKLFSEMQGCGQVPDVQTYTVLLGLCNNQQLSRAVELLKEMESNKLELDIVVCSVVIGGFC, translated from the coding sequence ATGGTCGCGGAAGCCAACAGTGTGGTTCAAATGATGATTCAAAGAGGTATTAAGCCTGATACGATTACATACAGTTCCCTTATGGATGGTTACTATTTGCGGGGAGAAATGGACGAAGCGAACAAAGTCTTTGATCTGATGATTAGCAAAGGCTCCATGGTTGATGTTCATAGTTATAGCATATTGATAAATGGATATTGCAAGAGTAAACAGGTCGACAAGGCTAAAAAGATTTTCAAGGAAATGTGTCGTATGGAACTAGTTCCGGATACAGTTACTTATACCACTCTTATTGATGGTCTTTGCAAAACAGGGAGAATTAAAGAAGCAGAAAAGTTGTTCTCTGAGATGCAAGGTTGTGGCCAAGTTCCAGATGTTCAAACTTATACTGTTTTACTTGGACTGTGTAACAACCAACAACTCTCTAGGGCAGTTGAGTTGCTTAAAGAGATGGAATCCAACAAATTGGAACTTGATATTGTAGTTTGCAGTGTTGTTATTGGAGGTTTTTGCTAA
- the LOC112167793 gene encoding pentatricopeptide repeat-containing protein At5g59600 has product MTPITQHRTFQSSPDLYTKLIGIYARDRQLQPARLLHAHLITTGLARLTHFASKLIALYASCGRVAHARDLFDQIPKTNIRRWFALIGAYARSGFHQQAMDVFSEMQRAGSRPNRIVIPSVLKACGHLSDVKTGEKLHAVVFRHSFEFDAFISSALVDMYSKNGRVEKARRVFDMMVEKDLVALNAVVSGFCQHGMGEEALVLVEEMQLVGIKPNLITWNTLVAGFSQKGDEAMASRLFKLMRVNGIEPDVVSWTSVISGFVKNFQNSKAFYTFKQMLDHGICPTSATVSSLLPACAAVTNLRSGKEIHAYALVTGVEADVYVRSALVDMYAKCGFIYEAKTLFCKMSEKNTVTWNSMIFGYANHGYCTEAIELFNKMKTEDNRKLDYLTFVAVLTACCHTGMIELGKSLFSSMQEEHGIMPRLEHYACMVDLLGRAGNLTEAYDMIKAMPMEPDSFVWGALLGASRNYGNIELAEIAAKHLSELEPESAGNNLLLSSLYADAGNWVNVARLKKMMKKKKLRKLPGCSWTEAA; this is encoded by the coding sequence ATGACTCCCATCACCCAACACCGTACATTTCAATCCTCGCCTGACCTGTACACAAAGCTGATCGGAATTTACGCTCGTGATCGACAATTGCAGCCAGCAAGACTACTCCACGCCCATTTGATCACCACCGGGTTGGCCCGTTTGACCCATTTTGCCTCCAAGCTCATAGCCTTGTACGCTTCCTGCGGCCGAGTAGCCCATGCCCGTGACCTGTTCGACCAAATTCCCAAGACGAACATACGCCGGTGGTTTGCCCTCATCGGAGCCTACGCTCGCTCTGGGTTTCATCAGCAAGCAATGGATGTGTTCAGTGAGATGCAAAGAGCGGGTTCGAGGCCCAATAGGATTGTTATTCCCAGTGTTCTCAAGGCTTGTGGGCATCTCTCTGATGTTAAAACCGGTGAGAAACTACATGCTGTTGTGTTCAGGCACTCGTTTGAGTTTGATGCTTTTATTAGCAGCGCGCTTGTTGACATGTACTCGAAGAATGGGCGCGTGGAGAAGGCACGCAGGGTGTTTGATATGATGGTGGAGAAAGATTTGGTGGCTTTGAATGCTGTTGTTTCGGGGTTTTGTCAGCATGGCATGGGGGAAGAAGCATTGGTTTTGGTGGAGGAAATGCAGCTGGTGGGGATTAAGCCTAATTTGATTACTTGGAACACTTTGGTTGCTGGGTTTTCGCAGAAGGGTGATGAAGCAATGGCCTCTAGGCTGTTTAAATTGATGCGTGTGAACGGAATTGAGCCTGATGTTGTTTCTTGGACTTCGGTTATATCTgggtttgtgaagaattttcaAAACAGTAAGGCTTTTTATACATTTAAGCAAATGTTGGATCATGGAATATGTCCAACTTCGGCTACAGTCAGTAGCCTGTTGCCTGCTTGTGCAGCTGTGACGAACTTGAGGTCTGGTAAGGAGATACATGCTTATGCATTGGTGACAGGAGTTGAAGCTGATGTATATGTGAGGAGTGCTCTTGTTGATATGTATGCGAAATGCGGATTTATATATGAAGCAAAGACATTGTTTTGCAAGATGTCTGAAAAGAACACTGTAACATGGAACTCAATGATTTTTGGATACGCAAATCATGGGTATTGCACTGAAGCAATTGAGCTTTTCAACAAGATGAAGACAGAAGACAACAGAAAACTTGATTACTTGACTTTCGTAGCAGTCCTTACTGCTTGTTGTCATACTGGAATGATTGAACTTGGCAAAAGCTTGTTTAGTTCGATGCAGGAAGAACATGGGATCATGCCAAGACTAGAACATTATGCATGTATGGTTGATCTTCTAGGTCGAGCAGGAAATCTCACTGAGGCATATGATATGATTAAGGCAATGCCCATGGAGCCAGATTCGTTTGTATGGGGAGCATTATTAGGAGCAAGTCGGAACTATGGGAATATAGAACTTGCTGAGATAGCAGCTAAGCATTTGTCAGAGCTAGAGCCGGAGAGTGCGGGAAACAATTTGCTATTATCAAGTCTATATGCAGATGCtggaaattgggtaaatgttgCAAGgttgaagaaaatgatgaagaaaaagaagttaaGGAAACTACCAGGATGCAGTTGGACGGAAGCTGCCTGA